A genomic segment from Thermodesulfobacteriota bacterium encodes:
- a CDS encoding DUF1992 domain-containing protein gives MIYPQRIIENIIREAIEKGEFDNLPGKGKPLVFEDDSHVPEDLRLVYKILKNADCIPPELQLKKDIRAAQDLLSGLTDEKEKYRQMKKLNFLVMKLNVMQKRPVNFEENQIYYEKLIDKMK, from the coding sequence ATGATCTACCCTCAGCGTATTATAGAAAATATAATCAGGGAAGCCATTGAAAAGGGCGAGTTTGACAATCTGCCCGGCAAAGGGAAACCCCTGGTCTTCGAAGACGATAGCCACGTCCCTGAAGATCTGCGCCTGGTCTATAAAATTTTAAAAAATGCCGATTGTATCCCACCGGAACTGCAGTTGAAGAAGGATATCCGGGCTGCCCAGGACCTGTTATCCGGGCTCACCGATGAAAAGGAAAAATACCGGCAGATGAAGAAACTGAATTTCCTGGTCATGAAGCTCAACGTCATGCAGAAGCGACCTGTGAATTTTGAAGAAAACCAGATTTATTACGAAAAACTAATCGACAAGATGAAGTAA
- a CDS encoding molybdopterin biosynthesis protein has translation MGLRKIYLEMKTLAEAQEIFFNALDYTPILKSEKIPAAEALDRITAEAVYARFSSPSFHSAAMDGIAVLAEDTYGASEGNPKQLTIGKDTFFVNTGHILPPGTNAVIMIEEVHQIDEKTVEIQAPAHPWKYVRKVGEDIVATELILPQNHRITPFDIGALLAGGIFTLSVKKKPRVVIIPTGSELIAAEDITGDAPRQGKIIEYNSHILAGLVKECGAIPIRHEIISDDYDRIKGAVQKACAADYDCIIINAGSSAGSEDYTYTVIKELGRVLVHGVTIMPGKPTILGIIAGKPVIGNPGYPVSAVISFDQFVRPILYKMLGIPPPERPRITARPARKIPSKLGMEEFLRVNVGRVGDTTIATPLPRGAGSITTLTRADGILRVPHLSEGINADEKVEIELLREAREIANTLVIIGSHDLTIDVLANEIKKRTPRLSLSSSHVGSTGGLLAIGKGMAHMAGSHLFDPETGEYNIPYIKKIIPDVPVKLVNLVYREQGLIVPKGNPKGIQSIHDLRRKDIGFINRQAGSGTRILLDFQLKKLGVSPAEINGYEREEYTHMSVAVDVLSGSADVGLGIYAAARALGLDFISVVKERYDLVIPAIFWDDERIRALMAVIMSPEFKEIVEQLGGYDTSRTGELIWTS, from the coding sequence GTGGGATTGCGAAAAATTTATCTGGAAATGAAGACCCTGGCCGAGGCCCAGGAGATATTCTTCAATGCCCTTGATTATACGCCTATACTCAAGAGTGAAAAGATTCCTGCGGCTGAGGCCCTGGACAGAATTACCGCCGAAGCTGTGTATGCCCGTTTTTCTTCCCCGTCCTTTCACTCCGCAGCCATGGATGGTATAGCCGTTCTGGCTGAAGATACCTACGGCGCCTCCGAAGGAAACCCCAAACAACTGACCATCGGCAAGGACACCTTCTTTGTCAACACCGGCCATATCCTGCCACCCGGGACCAATGCCGTTATCATGATTGAAGAGGTCCACCAGATAGACGAAAAAACTGTGGAGATACAGGCCCCGGCCCATCCCTGGAAATATGTGCGCAAGGTAGGCGAGGACATCGTGGCCACCGAGCTGATACTTCCCCAAAACCACCGTATAACACCGTTTGACATCGGCGCACTCCTGGCCGGGGGGATATTTACGCTTTCGGTAAAGAAAAAACCGCGCGTAGTTATCATCCCTACCGGCAGCGAGCTCATAGCCGCCGAAGACATTACCGGTGATGCCCCGCGGCAGGGAAAGATCATTGAATATAATTCGCATATCCTGGCCGGTCTGGTGAAAGAATGCGGGGCCATCCCCATCCGGCACGAGATAATATCCGATGATTATGATCGCATCAAAGGCGCCGTACAAAAGGCCTGCGCTGCTGATTATGACTGCATAATAATTAATGCCGGCTCCTCGGCCGGCTCAGAAGATTATACCTATACAGTCATAAAAGAATTGGGCCGGGTCCTGGTTCACGGAGTAACTATTATGCCCGGGAAGCCTACGATATTAGGCATCATCGCCGGCAAACCGGTCATAGGAAATCCAGGCTACCCGGTATCGGCGGTCATCTCCTTCGACCAGTTTGTCCGTCCCATTCTTTATAAAATGCTGGGTATCCCGCCACCGGAACGCCCCCGTATTACGGCCAGACCGGCACGCAAGATCCCTTCCAAGCTGGGCATGGAGGAATTTCTCAGGGTCAATGTAGGTCGCGTAGGCGATACAACCATTGCCACTCCCCTGCCCCGCGGCGCCGGATCAATTACTACCCTAACCAGGGCCGACGGCATACTGCGCGTACCACATCTTTCCGAGGGAATAAACGCCGATGAAAAAGTGGAGATAGAACTTCTAAGAGAAGCCCGTGAAATCGCGAATACCCTGGTCATCATCGGAAGCCACGACCTCACCATAGACGTGTTAGCCAACGAGATCAAAAAAAGGACGCCCCGGTTAAGCCTGTCCTCCAGCCATGTAGGCAGCACCGGCGGGCTGCTGGCCATCGGTAAGGGCATGGCCCACATGGCCGGCTCACATCTCTTTGACCCGGAGACAGGGGAATATAACATCCCATATATCAAAAAAATAATCCCTGATGTTCCGGTAAAATTGGTAAATCTGGTCTATCGAGAGCAGGGATTGATAGTCCCTAAGGGGAACCCCAAAGGTATCCAGTCTATTCACGATCTCAGGCGTAAAGACATCGGCTTTATCAACCGGCAGGCAGGCTCCGGCACCCGCATCCTGCTTGACTTCCAGCTCAAGAAGCTGGGTGTCTCTCCTGCTGAAATAAACGGCTATGAAAGGGAAGAATACACCCACATGTCGGTAGCCGTGGATGTCTTAAGCGGCAGCGCTGATGTCGGCCTGGGCATATATGCTGCGGCCAGGGCGCTGGGGTTAGATTTTATTTCGGTAGTTAAGGAGCGTTACGATCTGGTCATACCGGCTATATTTTGGGATGATGAAAGGATCCGTGCACTCATGGCAGTTATCATGTCGCCTGAGTTTAAGGAAATCGTTGAACAGTTGGGCGGTTATGATACGAGCCGAACCGGTGAGCTTATCTGGACGTCATAA
- a CDS encoding DUF4062 domain-containing protein yields MERKYQVFVSSTYEDLKYEREQVVRAVLEMGHIPVGMEMFSAADEEQWKIIQRQIEASDYYIAVVAHRYGSVTSEGISYTEKEYDYAASVGVPVLGFVLDEKAPWPSDKMESATKSKRSIEKFRSKVQSRLVNFWINKEDLHAKVSISLMKAINTNPRVGWVKASETTGPEVIRELTRLSGENSSLRIELEVLKRQRDEKVDEVRQVSQILLNNSFKINVRKTVDWKSSERYETTLFDIFSAVAPNLLDENSALGMAQNMALALAGIGYYSKWPIGKNIVSERTADLAALDLIEPSRKKHSVHDKEAYWTLTKLGRQVLKLSRRIILEKGLASEKSPANES; encoded by the coding sequence ATGGAAAGGAAATACCAAGTTTTTGTCAGTTCAACCTATGAAGACCTAAAGTACGAGAGAGAACAAGTGGTAAGGGCGGTTCTCGAAATGGGCCATATACCAGTTGGTATGGAAATGTTCAGCGCAGCTGATGAAGAGCAGTGGAAAATAATCCAGCGCCAGATAGAAGCCTCTGATTACTATATCGCAGTAGTTGCTCATAGGTATGGCTCAGTCACTTCAGAGGGAATTAGTTACACAGAAAAGGAGTATGACTATGCTGCAAGCGTAGGTGTACCTGTGCTTGGGTTTGTTTTGGACGAAAAAGCTCCATGGCCTTCTGACAAGATGGAGTCAGCCACCAAGTCGAAGAGATCGATTGAGAAATTTCGGTCAAAAGTACAAAGCCGGTTGGTTAATTTCTGGATCAATAAAGAAGATCTGCACGCGAAGGTTTCAATCTCGTTAATGAAGGCTATTAACACGAATCCAAGAGTAGGGTGGGTTAAGGCATCAGAAACCACAGGCCCTGAGGTGATCAGAGAATTAACCAGGTTAAGTGGGGAGAATTCTTCCCTCAGGATTGAGTTAGAAGTATTGAAACGACAAAGGGATGAAAAGGTGGATGAAGTACGGCAAGTATCACAAATACTTCTAAATAACTCATTCAAGATCAATGTAAGAAAGACCGTTGACTGGAAATCCTCCGAGCGTTACGAAACTACGCTGTTCGATATATTTTCGGCGGTGGCCCCTAACCTGTTGGATGAGAATTCTGCTTTGGGAATGGCACAAAATATGGCTCTGGCGCTTGCCGGCATCGGTTATTATAGCAAGTGGCCTATTGGGAAAAACATAGTTTCGGAGCGAACAGCGGACCTTGCCGCTTTGGACCTTATCGAACCCTCTAGAAAGAAACATTCCGTGCATGACAAAGAAGCCTATTGGACTCTTACAAAGTTAGGCAGGCAGGTCCTTAAGTTGTCCAGGCGCATTATATTGGAAAAGGGGTTAGCTTCTGAAAAATCTCCTGCTAATGAATCATAG
- a CDS encoding ribbon-helix-helix protein, CopG family gives MSGVKTAISLDEELFDKVNKLAHKLHVSRSRLFTIAVRDYLKKEENRTLLAQLNDAYSDHPDDEERKISTSMKAKHRKIIGQETW, from the coding sequence ATGTCTGGAGTCAAAACCGCTATATCGTTGGATGAAGAATTATTTGACAAGGTCAACAAGCTGGCGCATAAACTACATGTTTCACGTAGCCGGCTGTTTACCATCGCGGTGAGGGATTATTTGAAAAAAGAAGAAAACCGAACACTGCTTGCCCAACTGAATGATGCATACAGTGACCACCCAGATGATGAAGAAAGAAAAATTTCTACATCTATGAAAGCTAAACACCGCAAAATCATAGGGCAAGAGACATGGTAA
- a CDS encoding addiction module protein, whose product MKSVDQLAKKAIGLKPTERIRLVEAILYSLDKPDPEIEKSWIAESEARYKAYKRGELEAIDWEEIKKRYDR is encoded by the coding sequence ATGAAGTCAGTAGATCAACTAGCGAAGAAAGCTATAGGACTTAAGCCGACAGAACGAATCCGGTTAGTTGAGGCCATTTTATACAGCCTTGACAAGCCTGATCCGGAAATCGAAAAAAGCTGGATAGCTGAATCGGAGGCTCGGTATAAGGCTTATAAACGAGGAGAGCTTGAGGCAATTGATTGGGAAGAAATCAAAAAGAGGTATGACCGTTGA
- a CDS encoding nuclear transport factor 2 family protein: protein MEINAKKFANEWIESWNSHDLDRILSHYSDSFEITTPMIKVALGIETGTLKGKEKIRNYWEAAFKKVPGLHFELKEVTEGVGSIAVYYKSVLGKMAIEVMFFNEEGKVNKVIVHYT from the coding sequence ATGGAAATTAACGCAAAAAAATTTGCAAATGAATGGATCGAATCATGGAATTCTCACGATCTCGATAGAATTTTATCGCACTATAGTGATAGCTTTGAAATTACCACTCCTATGATTAAAGTTGCATTGGGTATAGAAACCGGGACATTGAAAGGAAAGGAGAAAATTAGAAATTACTGGGAAGCAGCATTCAAGAAAGTCCCGGGTCTACACTTTGAATTGAAAGAAGTAACAGAAGGTGTCGGATCTATAGCTGTTTACTATAAATCAGTTCTTGGAAAAATGGCTATAGAAGTAATGTTCTTTAATGAAGAAGGCAAAGTAAACAAAGTAATAGTACATTACACTTAA
- a CDS encoding type II toxin-antitoxin system PemK/MazF family toxin: MVIGQGEIYWVDLGQPSGSEPGYRHPHVVIQNNLFNASKINTVVICALTSNIKRAQAPGNVLLNKGEANLPKKSVVNISQIYTVNKNDLVEKIGKVSEKRFNEILKGIKLLTEPREV, encoded by the coding sequence ATGGTAATCGGACAAGGTGAAATCTATTGGGTTGACCTTGGTCAGCCATCAGGGTCTGAGCCGGGCTATCGGCATCCTCACGTAGTTATTCAAAACAATTTATTTAACGCGAGCAAAATTAATACGGTAGTAATTTGTGCTCTTACCTCAAACATCAAAAGAGCTCAGGCGCCGGGCAACGTTTTACTGAATAAAGGTGAAGCCAACCTTCCTAAAAAAAGTGTCGTGAATATTTCGCAAATTTACACTGTTAATAAAAACGACTTGGTTGAAAAAATTGGTAAGGTTTCAGAAAAAAGATTTAACGAAATTCTTAAAGGCATAAAACTGCTCACCGAGCCGAGAGAAGTTTAA
- a CDS encoding type II toxin-antitoxin system RelE/ParE family toxin, translating to MKIRLISPANLELDEAVRYYDHQLPGLGFRFFQETSAATERIRLMPEAWTKVGQRTRRCILKGFPYALLYVIEKEEILITAVAHLHREPEHYKDRIM from the coding sequence TTGAAGATTCGGCTGATATCCCCCGCTAATCTTGAGTTGGATGAGGCTGTGCGGTACTACGACCACCAATTACCTGGGTTGGGTTTTCGTTTTTTCCAGGAAACATCAGCAGCTACCGAGCGTATTAGACTTATGCCAGAAGCATGGACGAAAGTAGGCCAGCGAACACGACGTTGCATATTAAAAGGTTTCCCCTATGCTCTTCTTTACGTGATAGAAAAAGAGGAAATTTTAATCACGGCGGTGGCGCATCTTCACAGAGAACCGGAACACTACAAAGATAGAATCATGTAA